In one Butyrivibrio proteoclasticus B316 genomic region, the following are encoded:
- a CDS encoding GNAT family N-acetyltransferase — protein sequence MSIKVDTSKIMVRCAYHSDWDGAMKLAWDTFERFDAPDYSQEGIENFHKFVNDDMLRKMFVAGHYQLFVAMDGDRYVGLISLRERMHISLLFVDGDYHGNGVASALIKYVSIYGKNEEGIDKLTVNAAPYAVGFYHKRGFRDIGPETVADGIRFTPMELKLR from the coding sequence GTGTCAATAAAGGTTGATACATCAAAAATAATGGTAAGGTGTGCTTACCATTCTGACTGGGACGGGGCTATGAAACTCGCATGGGACACCTTTGAGAGGTTTGATGCCCCGGATTACTCCCAGGAAGGAATAGAGAATTTCCACAAATTCGTCAATGACGATATGCTCAGGAAGATGTTTGTGGCAGGGCATTATCAATTGTTTGTTGCTATGGACGGTGATAGATATGTGGGACTTATCTCTCTTAGGGAGAGAATGCACATATCTTTGTTGTTTGTCGACGGGGATTATCATGGCAACGGGGTTGCAAGTGCTCTGATTAAGTATGTTTCCATTTATGGAAAAAATGAAGAGGGGATAGATAAGCTTACAGTTAATGCGGCACCTTATGCTGTAGGCTTTTATCATAAGAGGGGATTTCGGGACATAGGTCCCGAGACTGTGGCGGATGGGATAAGATTCACGCCAATGGAACTAAAGTTACGCTAG
- a CDS encoding PucR family transcriptional regulator: MISAQTIRTSIEELSAITKVELCVMDLGGETVASTSERDFLDVSIVINFANSPVDSQVIGDVHLFKILDEGDPAYVLLAKGDSEHAYMVGKIGVSQLQNLVVAYKERFDRNNFFQNLLLDNMLLIDVYNRARKLKIEVSVPRVIILVETKNVQDNTAQELLSSMYGQHSGDYVTAVDENSVILIKNLGRGQNYEDVHKIATTIVDMMNTEAMLNVRVSYGTIVEEIKDLSKSFKEAKMALEVGRIFYAEKRVNAYNTLGIGRLIYQLPESLCKIFIDEIFGDKEVPDDLDEETLNTINKFFENNLNVSETSRQLFVHRNTLVYRIEKLEKSSGLDVRNFDDALTFKIALMVISYMKYLEGRQ, encoded by the coding sequence ATGATTTCTGCACAGACTATCAGAACAAGTATAGAAGAACTTAGCGCTATTACAAAAGTTGAGCTATGTGTTATGGATTTGGGAGGCGAAACGGTAGCATCCACAAGCGAAAGAGATTTCCTTGATGTTTCTATCGTTATTAATTTTGCCAACTCCCCTGTAGACTCTCAGGTAATCGGCGATGTGCATCTGTTTAAGATATTGGACGAGGGTGATCCGGCCTATGTGCTTCTTGCCAAGGGTGACAGTGAGCACGCTTATATGGTTGGTAAAATAGGTGTAAGTCAGCTTCAGAATCTTGTTGTCGCATATAAAGAAAGGTTTGACAGGAATAACTTTTTCCAGAATCTGCTTCTTGATAACATGCTTCTTATTGATGTGTATAACAGGGCACGTAAGCTCAAAATAGAGGTTAGTGTTCCGAGAGTAATCATCCTGGTTGAAACCAAGAATGTTCAGGATAACACAGCGCAGGAGCTTCTGAGCAGCATGTATGGTCAGCATTCCGGAGACTATGTTACAGCCGTTGATGAGAATAGTGTGATCCTGATCAAGAATCTTGGAAGAGGACAGAACTATGAAGATGTCCACAAGATTGCTACAACTATTGTTGATATGATGAATACTGAGGCAATGCTCAATGTCAGAGTTTCCTACGGAACGATTGTTGAGGAGATCAAGGATCTTAGTAAGTCTTTCAAGGAAGCCAAGATGGCTCTTGAGGTAGGAAGAATATTCTATGCAGAAAAAAGAGTTAATGCCTACAATACACTTGGAATAGGAAGACTTATTTATCAGCTTCCTGAAAGCCTCTGCAAGATATTCATTGATGAAATCTTCGGCGACAAGGAAGTTCCTGATGATCTTGATGAAGAGACACTCAATACTATCAATAAATTCTTTGAAAACAACCTGAATGTTTCTGAGACATCAAGACAGCTCTTTGTTCACAGAAACACATTGGTTTACAGAATAGAGAAGCTTGAGAAGAGCTCAGGACTTGATGTTAGAAACTTTGATGATGCTCTTACCTTTAAGATTGCTCTTATGGTAATCAGTTACATGAAGTATCTTGAAGGCAGACAATGA
- a CDS encoding RrF2 family transcriptional regulator, producing the protein MRISTKGRYGLRVMTDLAAHYNGEYISLKDIAVRLGITVKYLEQIVTALNKAGYLESMRGTNGGHRLAKDPSEYVVGDILRVMEGNFSPVECAAEGMSECPLSDSCASLNFWKGLDDVVNQYIDSYTLDQLVKQK; encoded by the coding sequence ATGAGGATTTCCACAAAAGGCCGATATGGTCTGAGAGTTATGACAGATTTGGCAGCCCATTATAATGGTGAATACATCTCCCTTAAGGATATTGCTGTCAGACTTGGTATTACAGTCAAATATCTCGAGCAGATAGTTACTGCTCTTAATAAGGCAGGTTACCTTGAGAGCATGCGCGGAACAAACGGCGGACACCGCCTTGCCAAGGATCCTTCTGAATATGTTGTAGGTGATATATTAAGAGTTATGGAAGGCAACTTCTCGCCTGTAGAATGTGCTGCAGAAGGGATGTCTGAATGTCCCTTATCTGATTCCTGTGCCAGTCTTAATTTCTGGAAGGGGCTGGATGATGTAGTCAACCAGTACATAGACAGCTATACTCTGGATCAACTCGTTAAACAAAAATAA
- the tadA gene encoding tRNA adenosine(34) deaminase TadA yields MKPKALGRISTKGLTQEEIQDIKFMKAAITQARKAYVLGEVPIGCVIVYEGKIIGRGYNRRNTDKTTLAHAEITAIKRAGKVIGDWRLEGCKLYVTLEPCQMCAGAIVQARIPEVIMAAENPKAGCAGSVLDILNNPGFNHQVQVKRGVLKDECAKMLKEFFVELRARNKAEKELKSSQGLDEN; encoded by the coding sequence ATGAAACCTAAGGCTCTGGGCAGGATCAGTACAAAAGGTCTTACTCAGGAGGAAATACAAGATATTAAATTTATGAAAGCCGCCATTACACAGGCGAGAAAGGCATATGTTCTGGGAGAGGTGCCAATCGGGTGTGTAATAGTTTATGAAGGCAAAATAATTGGAAGAGGCTATAACAGGCGCAACACCGACAAGACAACCCTGGCTCATGCTGAGATAACTGCGATCAAGAGAGCGGGGAAGGTAATTGGTGACTGGAGACTTGAGGGCTGTAAGCTTTATGTAACCTTAGAACCTTGCCAGATGTGCGCCGGAGCTATAGTACAGGCCAGAATACCTGAAGTCATCATGGCTGCTGAGAATCCCAAGGCGGGGTGTGCAGGATCTGTTCTGGATATACTGAACAATCCGGGATTTAATCACCAAGTACAGGTTAAAAGAGGCGTGTTAAAGGATGAATGCGCCAAAATGTTAAAGGAATTTTTTGTGGAACTGAGAGCCAGAAACAAGGCTGAGAAAGAGCTGAAATCCAGTCAGGGACTAGACGAGAACTGA
- a CDS encoding YesL family protein, with protein sequence MGKIFDIDSPLMHALSKLADIMWLNILTLIFATPLIIEQAVTVGGYLIQIASGDITSLDGIVFYVVVAWLGGIVCSIPLGPALTAMHYVLLKLVRDEDSYVTKSFFKSFKENFKQGAILQVIQFTAGGILLLDFLIMRDGSGIYRYIVIAISLILYMVSLYIFPLLSKFVNTVLGTLRNAALMSIMALPKTVLMALVSAVPVVILYFFSAKALPILILMGIAGPGFVQALLYNNTFKRFEPKVEEMSDEEEMDAAIRKIDEGTEEISQGNTDSNQ encoded by the coding sequence ATGGGAAAGATTTTTGATATTGATAGTCCACTTATGCATGCGCTTTCTAAACTTGCAGACATAATGTGGCTGAACATTTTGACTTTGATTTTTGCTACTCCTCTGATCATTGAACAGGCGGTTACAGTTGGAGGATACTTGATACAGATTGCGTCCGGAGATATTACTTCTTTGGATGGAATTGTTTTCTATGTAGTAGTAGCCTGGCTTGGCGGTATTGTTTGTTCTATACCTTTAGGACCTGCTCTGACAGCTATGCATTATGTGCTCCTTAAGCTTGTCAGAGATGAAGATAGTTATGTAACCAAGTCATTTTTTAAATCCTTTAAAGAGAACTTTAAACAGGGAGCTATTTTACAGGTTATTCAGTTCACAGCAGGCGGAATCCTGCTTCTGGATTTCCTTATCATGAGAGATGGCTCAGGTATATACAGATACATAGTGATAGCTATTTCACTTATTCTGTATATGGTTTCACTATATATATTCCCTCTTTTATCCAAGTTTGTTAACACGGTACTTGGAACGCTCAGGAATGCTGCTCTTATGTCTATAATGGCACTTCCTAAGACAGTGCTGATGGCTCTTGTGAGCGCAGTGCCTGTAGTAATTCTCTACTTCTTTAGTGCTAAGGCTCTTCCAATCCTCATACTTATGGGTATTGCAGGCCCCGGATTTGTACAGGCTCTTTTGTACAATAATACCTTTAAGAGATTTGAGCCCAAGGTAGAAGAAATGTCTGATGAAGAAGAGATGGATGCTGCTATCAGGAAGATTGATGAAGGTACTGAAGAAATAAGTCAGGGAAATACAGATTCAAACCAGTAA
- a CDS encoding hydratase — MVTTLDKGCYLLNGTTIVPDDAEASAVLGSHGVNTSREEAKENTIAYGILKAHNTSGNMDKLCVKFDKLTSHDITYVGIIQTARASGLEKFPIPYVLTNCHNSLCAVGGTINEDDHMFGLTAAQKYGGIYVPPHQAVIHQFAREMLATSGGMILGSDSHTRYGALGTMAIGEGGPELVKQLLGQTYDVDMPGVVAIYLEGTPKKGVGPQDVALAIIGKVFGSGYVKNKVMEFVGPGVKNLSADFRIGVDVMTTETTCLSSIWQTDDTIREFYDIHGRVGDYKELKPGDVAYYDGLVKVDLDTLNPMIAMPFHPSNVYEIAEVNRNAADILADVEKRAKVSFGDKVEFSLQNKLRDGKFYVDQGIIAGCAGGGFENICAAADILKGHFIGNDRFTLSVYPASTPIFMEVVKNGTAATILETGAILKTAFCGPCFGAGDTPANNAFSIRHSTRNFPNREGSKVQNGQVASVALMDARSIAATAANQGVLTPATEFDGELNKYKYHFDSEIYKNRVFDSHGKADPSVELQLGPNIKDWPKMVALTDNLLLRVVSEIHDPVTTTDELIPSGETSSYRSNPLGLAEFTLSRKDPEYVGRAKAVYAQEIKRRDDVPFNEMDPELADAIKTVLKDYPEVTSHNTGIGSTIFAVKPGDGSAREQAASCQKVLGGWANIANEYATKRYRSNLINWGMLPFIIDGEELPFKNLDYIFIPGIATAVKEKTENIKAYVVTGGALKEFNLKLGSLTDDERQIILDGCLINFNRVK; from the coding sequence ATGGTAACAACGCTCGATAAGGGATGTTATCTCTTAAATGGAACAACAATTGTTCCTGATGATGCAGAAGCCTCTGCTGTTCTTGGAAGCCATGGGGTTAATACTTCCAGGGAAGAGGCAAAAGAAAATACGATTGCTTACGGGATACTTAAGGCTCACAATACTTCCGGCAACATGGATAAGCTCTGTGTTAAGTTTGATAAGCTTACTTCACACGATATTACTTATGTAGGAATTATCCAGACTGCAAGAGCTTCAGGTCTTGAGAAATTCCCTATTCCATATGTTCTTACCAACTGTCACAACTCACTTTGTGCTGTCGGTGGAACTATCAACGAAGATGATCACATGTTTGGTCTTACTGCTGCTCAGAAGTATGGCGGAATCTATGTTCCACCTCATCAGGCAGTTATCCACCAGTTTGCAAGAGAAATGCTTGCCACATCAGGCGGAATGATTCTTGGATCTGACTCTCATACAAGATATGGCGCTCTTGGAACAATGGCTATTGGAGAGGGCGGCCCTGAGCTTGTTAAACAGCTTCTGGGACAGACATATGATGTAGATATGCCAGGTGTAGTAGCCATATATCTTGAGGGAACGCCCAAGAAGGGAGTTGGTCCTCAGGACGTTGCTCTTGCTATTATCGGCAAGGTATTCGGAAGCGGCTATGTCAAGAATAAGGTAATGGAGTTTGTAGGACCAGGCGTCAAGAATCTGAGTGCGGATTTCAGGATTGGCGTTGATGTAATGACAACAGAGACTACTTGTCTTTCATCTATATGGCAGACAGATGATACGATCAGAGAATTCTATGATATCCACGGAAGAGTCGGCGATTACAAGGAGCTTAAGCCAGGAGATGTAGCCTACTATGACGGCCTTGTTAAGGTTGATCTTGATACGCTTAACCCAATGATCGCTATGCCTTTCCATCCTAGCAATGTATATGAGATTGCTGAGGTAAATAGAAATGCGGCAGATATCCTGGCAGATGTTGAGAAGCGAGCTAAGGTAAGCTTTGGAGATAAAGTTGAGTTCTCACTTCAGAACAAGCTTAGAGATGGTAAGTTCTATGTTGATCAGGGAATCATTGCAGGCTGTGCAGGTGGTGGATTTGAGAATATCTGCGCTGCTGCAGACATTCTAAAGGGACATTTCATCGGTAATGACAGATTTACACTTAGTGTATATCCAGCTTCTACACCTATTTTCATGGAGGTTGTCAAGAACGGTACAGCCGCAACTATTCTTGAGACAGGTGCAATCCTCAAGACAGCATTCTGCGGACCATGTTTTGGTGCCGGAGATACTCCTGCCAACAATGCTTTCAGTATCAGACATTCAACCAGAAACTTCCCTAATAGAGAAGGTTCCAAGGTTCAGAACGGACAGGTTGCTTCCGTGGCACTTATGGATGCCAGATCTATTGCAGCGACAGCTGCTAATCAGGGCGTGCTCACACCTGCTACTGAATTCGACGGAGAACTTAATAAATATAAGTATCACTTTGATAGCGAGATTTATAAGAATCGTGTATTTGATTCACATGGCAAGGCAGATCCATCTGTTGAGCTTCAGCTTGGACCAAACATCAAGGATTGGCCTAAGATGGTTGCACTTACAGATAACCTCCTGCTCAGGGTAGTTTCAGAGATCCACGATCCTGTTACAACTACTGATGAGCTTATTCCTTCCGGAGAGACTTCATCCTACAGATCAAACCCTCTTGGACTTGCTGAATTTACTCTTTCAAGAAAAGATCCTGAGTATGTTGGAAGAGCCAAGGCGGTATATGCACAGGAGATCAAGAGAAGGGATGATGTTCCGTTTAACGAGATGGATCCTGAGCTTGCAGACGCGATTAAGACTGTCTTAAAGGATTATCCTGAGGTTACAAGCCATAATACAGGTATTGGCTCAACAATCTTTGCAGTTAAGCCTGGTGATGGCTCTGCAAGAGAGCAGGCTGCTTCATGTCAGAAGGTTCTTGGAGGTTGGGCTAACATTGCCAATGAATATGCTACCAAGAGATATCGTTCAAACCTCATCAACTGGGGAATGCTGCCATTTATCATTGATGGTGAGGAGCTTCCTTTTAAAAACCTTGATTATATCTTCATTCCGGGCATCGCTACAGCGGTAAAAGAAAAAACTGAGAATATCAAGGCTTATGTGGTTACAGGCGGAGCACTAAAGGAGTTTAATTTAAAGCTTGGAAGCCTGACAGACGATGAGAGACAAATAATACTGGATGGTTGTCTAATTAACTTTAACCGCGTAAAATAA
- a CDS encoding extracellular solute-binding protein, whose product MKKRIISSLLIMFLIIGTAACGSFGHSKDNRKTNDDAYKVWNIDFNEEPTTVTLLTIGDKPTNGMTEEAVAEINKILLKRVNAKLDIFYVGWDDYLHRYNEIISSKNSNIDLIGTGSDWLDAWPNARQGNLLPMSREMLQFFCPETYSRVTSAEWDKCSYDGKIYFIPENEYTQWTNHGFIYRADVAREAGYDKLQSWDDITGYFRYIVRKKPEMIAWDSDGTNTIIGLGYLMSQKKYNPIYEVTTYGLWGAYSDGDGKIVSPYYEGDEFIKFAKLMKEWDMIGVWRAGQKGAGDETDEFYQGYSAVVQHHTAQYYNVIEPLLRVKNPSASAGFYWFGEENANLMKTSILHGAMAVSAYSKNPEKALMVYDVLRNDRTCYRLMRYGVEGIQYVSPDGKKMEKPRGYNADRDDITTNFWWGRRDDYELLDTEVNWNDYYKLLDSYKHVAVDYPWDGYDFAYGLDQNKLQAVIEVCDKYIPEITYARYSIPPEAEVTLFRDALKAAGIEDITRQLQKIKDTH is encoded by the coding sequence ATGAAAAAGAGGATAATATCCAGCTTGTTGATCATGTTCCTGATTATTGGAACTGCTGCATGTGGAAGCTTTGGCCATAGTAAAGATAACCGCAAGACAAATGATGACGCGTACAAGGTGTGGAATATCGACTTTAACGAAGAACCTACTACAGTGACTCTTTTAACAATCGGAGATAAGCCAACTAATGGAATGACAGAAGAGGCAGTGGCAGAAATCAACAAGATTCTGCTGAAAAGAGTAAATGCCAAACTGGATATCTTCTATGTTGGATGGGACGATTATCTCCATAGATATAATGAAATAATATCATCTAAGAATTCTAATATTGACCTGATAGGAACAGGTTCTGATTGGCTTGACGCATGGCCCAATGCCAGGCAGGGTAATTTACTTCCGATGAGTAGGGAAATGCTACAGTTTTTTTGCCCTGAAACCTACAGCCGGGTGACAAGCGCTGAGTGGGACAAATGCTCCTATGATGGGAAAATCTATTTTATCCCTGAAAACGAATATACGCAGTGGACCAACCACGGGTTCATTTACAGAGCAGATGTGGCCAGAGAAGCCGGCTATGATAAGCTCCAAAGCTGGGATGACATTACCGGGTATTTTAGATATATAGTGAGAAAAAAACCTGAAATGATAGCCTGGGACAGCGATGGGACAAATACTATCATTGGTCTTGGATACCTTATGTCTCAGAAAAAATACAATCCTATATATGAAGTTACAACTTATGGACTATGGGGGGCGTATTCTGATGGCGACGGGAAAATAGTTTCTCCGTATTATGAGGGAGATGAGTTTATCAAATTTGCCAAACTCATGAAGGAATGGGACATGATAGGTGTCTGGAGAGCTGGCCAAAAAGGCGCCGGAGATGAAACTGATGAGTTTTATCAGGGGTATTCTGCAGTCGTCCAACATCATACAGCACAGTATTATAACGTTATAGAGCCTTTGCTCAGAGTTAAAAATCCTTCGGCTTCGGCCGGGTTCTACTGGTTTGGAGAAGAAAACGCTAATCTTATGAAAACCAGTATTTTACATGGCGCAATGGCCGTATCTGCTTATAGTAAAAATCCGGAAAAGGCGCTTATGGTATATGATGTACTCCGAAATGACAGAACCTGCTACAGACTTATGCGCTATGGTGTTGAAGGAATTCAATATGTCAGTCCTGATGGGAAAAAGATGGAAAAGCCCCGAGGCTATAATGCTGACAGAGACGACATTACAACTAACTTCTGGTGGGGAAGGCGAGATGATTATGAACTTCTGGATACAGAGGTAAACTGGAATGATTACTATAAATTATTGGATAGTTATAAACATGTAGCGGTAGATTACCCGTGGGATGGCTATGATTTTGCCTATGGTCTTGATCAGAACAAATTGCAGGCGGTAATAGAGGTTTGTGATAAGTATATTCCTGAAATAACCTATGCCAGATACAGTATTCCTCCGGAAGCAGAAGTTACTCTTTTTAGAGATGCTCTTAAGGCAGCAGGTATTGAGGATATAACAAGACAGTTACAAAAAATCAAAGACACACATTAA
- a CDS encoding ABC transporter ATP-binding protein: MASLSLQHVTKVYPNGFEAVKDFNLDIEDKEFIIFVGPSGCGKSTTLRMIAGLEDISSGTLKIGDRVVNDVEPKDRDIAMVFQNYALYPHMTVYDNMAFGLKLRKVPKQEIDKMVREAAKILDLEKLLDRKPKALSGGQRQRVAMGRAIVRNPKVFLMDEPLSNLDAKLRVQMRTEIAKLHQRLGTTIIYVTHDQTEAMTLGTRIVVMKDGVVQQVDTPQNLYDKPGNLFVAGFMGSPQMNFLDADVEVNGDKACLKIAGQSIELPPAKAKKLIEGGYGGKKVTFGIRPEDVDDSEMVVSTSKAVFESTINVYELLGAEVYLYFDLAEFPITARVDSRTTARPGDKVKFAFDVEKIHIFDKETEKTITN, translated from the coding sequence ATGGCAAGTTTATCACTTCAGCATGTTACTAAGGTTTATCCTAATGGTTTCGAGGCTGTTAAAGATTTCAACCTTGATATCGAGGATAAGGAATTTATCATTTTCGTAGGCCCATCAGGATGTGGTAAGTCTACAACACTTCGTATGATCGCAGGACTTGAGGATATTTCTTCTGGTACTCTTAAAATCGGTGACAGAGTAGTTAACGATGTAGAGCCTAAGGACAGAGATATTGCGATGGTATTCCAGAACTACGCTCTGTATCCTCATATGACTGTATATGATAACATGGCTTTCGGACTTAAGCTTAGAAAAGTTCCTAAGCAGGAAATCGACAAGATGGTTAGAGAAGCAGCTAAGATCCTTGATCTTGAGAAGCTCCTTGATCGTAAGCCTAAGGCTCTTTCAGGTGGACAGAGACAGCGTGTTGCTATGGGACGTGCTATCGTTCGTAACCCTAAGGTATTCCTTATGGACGAGCCTCTTTCAAACCTTGATGCTAAGCTCCGTGTTCAGATGAGAACAGAGATCGCTAAGCTTCACCAGAGACTTGGCACAACAATTATCTACGTTACACATGACCAGACAGAGGCTATGACTCTTGGTACAAGAATCGTAGTTATGAAGGATGGTGTTGTTCAGCAGGTTGATACACCTCAGAACCTCTATGATAAGCCAGGCAACCTCTTCGTTGCTGGATTCATGGGATCACCTCAGATGAACTTCCTTGATGCTGATGTTGAGGTTAATGGCGACAAGGCTTGCCTCAAGATCGCTGGCCAGTCAATCGAGCTTCCACCAGCTAAGGCTAAGAAGCTTATCGAAGGTGGCTACGGCGGAAAGAAGGTTACATTCGGTATCCGTCCTGAGGATGTTGATGATTCAGAGATGGTTGTTAGCACATCTAAGGCTGTATTTGAGTCAACAATCAACGTATACGAGCTTCTTGGTGCAGAAGTTTATCTGTACTTCGATCTCGCTGAGTTCCCTATCACAGCTAGAGTAGATTCTCGTACAACAGCTAGACCTGGCGATAAGGTTAAGTTTGCTTTCGATGTTGAGAAGATCCACATCTTCGACAAAGAGACAGAGAAGACAATCACAAACTAA
- a CDS encoding diguanylate cyclase domain-containing protein codes for MKKAYLKWLVPIIALYVMAGITCWIFRGIVEEEVQENEMHKISHIAEENVRSVDVIIQTVVDYNNSTAVSFANMDFNEDQDKLVNVLRTLSKNESVFGSIVVDANGVGVNEKGEKINISNELFFAKIIESFHNGGSGMVQIREDGYFSAGSVVVVNYINFDGNTKGYLITNSRVEDVQERILKGLPKLEVTALVNLEGYIFAGNFNGDNIWEDGSDLLPEDTIKMYISQKKYYMSQIEGYGNLIFVPSGQISGGVVIVATDDDMSDIMKVYMMNYYNLVIALLVIVTIYILANLGIFMFGSFIRKIRAAKESERIKTDSITGLYNEFGFTGELSGYTRYAGDRNGILFAISIDCDNSTDRINILKDVAEELKRTYRITDILGRGEEGEFLVFLKGFEGEKDIRKQTDELQMFLYDLKSGLIDKGKKAKIAAGRAIYPQNGGNADELLAKVREALEKSKVDGKGSISFCE; via the coding sequence ATGAAAAAGGCTTATCTTAAGTGGTTAGTTCCGATTATTGCTTTGTATGTTATGGCAGGCATAACCTGCTGGATTTTTCGTGGGATAGTTGAAGAAGAAGTTCAAGAAAATGAAATGCATAAGATATCACATATTGCAGAGGAAAACGTTCGCTCTGTAGATGTGATAATACAGACAGTCGTAGATTACAATAATTCTACGGCTGTTTCTTTTGCTAATATGGATTTTAACGAAGATCAGGACAAGCTGGTCAATGTATTAAGAACACTTTCTAAAAATGAATCTGTCTTTGGAAGTATAGTAGTTGATGCTAATGGAGTTGGCGTAAATGAAAAAGGTGAAAAGATAAATATCAGCAATGAGCTGTTTTTTGCAAAGATTATAGAGAGCTTCCATAATGGTGGAAGTGGAATGGTACAAATTAGGGAAGATGGATATTTTTCAGCCGGAAGTGTTGTAGTCGTTAATTATATAAACTTTGACGGAAATACCAAGGGATATCTGATAACAAATTCAAGAGTTGAAGATGTTCAGGAGAGAATTTTAAAAGGATTGCCAAAACTTGAAGTTACAGCGCTGGTGAATTTGGAAGGCTATATTTTTGCAGGAAATTTCAATGGAGATAATATTTGGGAAGACGGTAGCGACTTGTTACCTGAAGATACGATCAAAATGTATATTTCACAGAAGAAATATTACATGTCTCAAATAGAAGGGTACGGAAATCTTATTTTTGTCCCATCAGGGCAAATATCAGGCGGAGTTGTCATTGTAGCTACTGATGATGATATGTCGGATATTATGAAGGTATATATGATGAATTACTATAACCTGGTGATCGCGCTTTTGGTTATAGTTACGATTTATATACTGGCAAATCTTGGAATATTCATGTTCGGCAGCTTTATTAGAAAAATTCGTGCAGCCAAGGAGAGCGAAAGAATTAAAACTGACAGTATCACAGGGCTTTATAATGAGTTTGGCTTTACCGGTGAACTGAGTGGATATACAAGGTATGCAGGGGATAGAAATGGTATTTTGTTCGCAATTTCAATAGATTGTGACAATTCCACAGACAGGATCAATATACTAAAAGATGTGGCAGAGGAACTAAAACGTACTTACAGGATCACAGATATACTAGGGCGCGGAGAAGAAGGGGAATTTCTGGTATTCTTAAAAGGCTTCGAAGGTGAAAAAGATATAAGAAAACAGACAGATGAGCTTCAGATGTTTTTGTATGATCTCAAATCAGGCCTTATAGACAAAGGTAAGAAGGCCAAGATAGCAGCTGGCCGGGCAATATATCCTCAAAATGGTGGAAATGCAGATGAGCTGCTTGCAAAAGTAAGGGAAGCTCTCGAAAAATCTAAGGTTGATGGCAAGGGCAGTATTTCTTTTTGCGAATAA